From the Aerococcus viridans genome, the window GAATTACTTTCCCCAGATAATCAACATGAAATCATTTTGACACCCCATCAAGGAGAATGGCGTAGGCTATCTGCAGGCAAAGTCCCGGCCGATGACCAAGCGAGGGTTCAAAATTGGGTAGACCAAGCGGGTGCTATCCTAATATTGAAAGGGTCATCAACAGAAATTTATGTGCCAAATGAGCTGGTCATTTACCGAAATCCTGGGGGTAATCCCGGCATGGCGACTGGCGGTATGGGGGATACGCTAGCGGGGATGATTGCTGGTTTAGCAGGTCAATTAAACAAAACGGCAGATGCTGTTAAGCTGGCAGTTTTCTTACATTCCTACATTGGTGACCAGCTGTATGAAGACCATTATGTGGTCCTACCTAGTCAAATTAGCAAACGAATTCCTTATACAATGAAAGAAATCTCAAAGAAAGAAATTTGAAAGCAGAATCAGAAAGTGTGATGAAATGGCAAGTGAAAAAATGCGATATACCAACCCCTCAGCGGGCATATTAATTTTAACCCGGAAATTGGATGGGCAAAAGCAAGTTCTGTTACAACAAAGAGGGCAAACGGAAATGTTAGCGAATAAGTGGGATTGTATATCTGGGCATGTTGAAGCACAGGAAACGGTACGCCAAGCCATGGTTCGAGAAGTATATGAAGAATTGGGCGTTTATATTCAGGCAGATGATTTAGCATTTGTGGGTTTAACCCACCTACGTTTAGACGATGAAACGACTTACTATAATATTTATTTGACGACCGATCGATTTGTAGGCACACCGCAAATTATGGAAACCGATAAACATGATGATTTAAAATGGGTGAACTTGACTGATTTACCAACCATGGCGAATGAAATCGTCCAAAATCGCTATGAAGCCATCCAACATTTGGGGCAACCACCATTTTATTCAGAAGAAGGATTTACGTAAAAAGGGGCAATCATAAGCACTTTATATGGAAAAAGGACATGAATTTAACTGTTCTATTTTTTTGAAAGAAAATGATTGATTCTGGATGTTTTTGCGTGTATAATGGTTGTGGTATCGAGTAAGCGTTTGCATTCCCTTTACAAAATATTTACGTGAAAGGAGTTCAAAAAAAGTGTTATTAGAAGAAAGAAAAACCATCATCTTAGATCACCTAAACCAGCATCATATGGTCGATTTGCAGACCTTAGTCACTATGACTGGTGCCAGCGAGTCAACCTTGCGTCGTGATTTAGATAGTATGGAAGATGAAGGACTCTTAATTCGCGTCCATGGTGGCGCGAAATTGAAGAAGGGTGCTAATCCTGTAATTGGAGAAGAACCCCGATTTAGTGATAAGGTACTCAATAATGCAAATGAGAAGCGAATCATTGCTCAACATGCAGTGGGTCTGATAGAAAAAGGCGAAACTATTTATCTAGATGCCGGTACAACGACCTTACTAATGCTTGACTTCATCACACCGGACATGCAATTAAACATCGTCACGAATGGTGTCGATCAAGCGATTGTTGCAGCTGGTAAAGGCTTGAATATCCAATTATTAGGGGGCACCTTACGGGCGAATACCCAAGCAATTGTTGGTCAAAGCGCTCATAAGCAATTAAAGAAATACCATTTTCACCATGTGTTTTTAGGGATGAATGGGATTGATTTAGATGATGGACTGACGACAACTGACGAAGCGGAAGCCTTTTTGAAAGAACAGGCAGCCAGTCAAAGTATAGACGTTCATGTCATGATTGACCAAAGTAAGTTTGAGAGAACTTATCCAATCACGGTT encodes:
- a CDS encoding NUDIX hydrolase, with translation MASEKMRYTNPSAGILILTRKLDGQKQVLLQQRGQTEMLANKWDCISGHVEAQETVRQAMVREVYEELGVYIQADDLAFVGLTHLRLDDETTYYNIYLTTDRFVGTPQIMETDKHDDLKWVNLTDLPTMANEIVQNRYEAIQHLGQPPFYSEEGFT
- a CDS encoding DeoR/GlpR family DNA-binding transcription regulator, encoding MLLEERKTIILDHLNQHHMVDLQTLVTMTGASESTLRRDLDSMEDEGLLIRVHGGAKLKKGANPVIGEEPRFSDKVLNNANEKRIIAQHAVGLIEKGETIYLDAGTTTLLMLDFITPDMQLNIVTNGVDQAIVAAGKGLNIQLLGGTLRANTQAIVGQSAHKQLKKYHFHHVFLGMNGIDLDDGLTTTDEAEAFLKEQAASQSIDVHVMIDQSKFERTYPITVTLDCEFQVVTNIFKDRHAKEDFTQVYKIKEVNN